Proteins encoded in a region of the Labeo rohita strain BAU-BD-2019 chromosome 22, IGBB_LRoh.1.0, whole genome shotgun sequence genome:
- the LOC127153289 gene encoding CD48 antigen-like isoform X1: protein MRIIVIILVPLLLDGVFGVDVKSVMEGDSVTLQTDLTEIKRNDLITWTFGTENVRIAQINGLINMVYDGPNGIFRDRLKLDHQTGSLTITNITTEHSGLYRVFQFTDGKEPKKFSIIVFARLPVPVISSNSSQCPSSSSSYCSLLCSVVNVSDVTLSWYKGNSLLSNISVSDLSISLSLPLEVEYQDKNTYSCVINNPISNQTQHLDISELCQPCSAPGLTTVQLVLVYFFALAVVAVFCVFYCYYYRKSKEAANQGQPDGEEHIELRNGEKQFNCGFILFTETKNIFTKNSKVKH from the exons ATGCGAATAATTGTTATCATTTTAGTCCCGTTACTCCTGGATG gtgtgtttggtgtgGATGTGaagtcagtgatggagggagattctgttACTCTACAGACTGATCTTACTGAAATAAAGAGAAATGATTTAATAACATGGACATTTGGAACTGAAAACGTTCGTATAGCTCAGATCAATGGATTGATTAATATGGTTTATGATGGTCCTAATGGGatattcagagacagactgaagctggatcatcagactggatctctcaCCATCACAAACATTACAACTGAACACTCTGGACTTTACAGAGTTTTTCAGTTCACTGATGGAAAAGAACCAAAGAAAttcagtattattgtttttg CTCgtctgcctgttcctgtcatcagcAGTAACTCTTCACAAtgtccatcatcatcatcatcatattgttcattgttgtgttcagtggtgaatgtgagtgatgtgactctctcctggtacaaaggaaacagtttattgtccaacatcagtgtgtctgatctcagcatcagtctctctctacctctggaggtggaatatcaggataaaaacacctacagctgtgtgatcaacaatcccatcagcaaccagactcaACATCTGGACATTAGTGAACTCTGTCAACCATGTTCAG CACCAGGTTTGACCACAGTTCAGTTAGTGCTGGTTTACTTTTTTGCCCTGGCTGTCGTTGCagttttctgtgttttctatTGCTATTACTACAGGAAGTCTAAAGAAGCAGCCAATCAAG GCCAACCTGATGGAGAAGAACATATTGAGCTACGTAATGGTGAGAAACAGTTTAACTGTGGCTTTATTCTGTTCACTgagacaaaaaacatttttacaaagaactctaaagtaaaacattaa
- the LOC127153303 gene encoding cytokine receptor common subunit gamma-like isoform X1 encodes MSKMILLSVCLLLGNIPAFSFSASSKPKINCLIINLDYVNCTWSEQKHNYSFKSKFTHNELLDCPKYLRNDSVNVGCIFPYKRPQRFTTLIIWLYSDDGSLVTMQEHNLMPNVKLYPPFNLTVVEKKDSELWLYWSMPTNISCIESHVLYRTDDNAWQITTTGFSTTIFLPFHLKKRYEFQVRARIASGCGQSMFWSDWSEPVYWGSLKTNNSTGVSGVRQMQ; translated from the exons ATGTCCAAGATGATATTACTTTCAGTCTGTCTTTTACTTGGGAACATTcctgcattttcattttcagcatcatccaAGCCAA AAATAAACTGCCTTATCATAAATCTGGACTATGTTAATTGCACATGGAGTGAGCAAAAGCACAATTACAGTTTCAAGAGCAA GTTTACACATAATGAACTTCTGGATTGTCCTAAATATCTCAGGAATGACAGTGTTAATGTGGGCTGCATTTTCCCTTACAAAAGGCCACAGCGGTTTACTACGTTAATAATATGGCTGTACAGTGACGATGGCAGTTTGGTGACAATGCAGGAACATAATCTGATGCCAAATG TGAAGCTTTACCCTCCGTTCAACCTGACTGtggtggaaaaaaaagattcagaACTGTGGCTGTACTGGAGTATGCCAACGAACATCAGCTGCATTGAGAGTCACGTTCTTTACAGGACAGACGACAATGCGTGGCAG ATCACCACTACAGGCTTCAGCACCACCATCTTTTTGCCTTTCCACCTCAAAAAACGGTATGAGTTTCAGGTCAGGGCTCGAATAGCGTCAGGCTGTGGACAGTCCATGTTTTGGAGTGACTGGAGTGAACCTGTCTACTGGGGATCTTTAAAGACCAATAATAGTACAG gtgTTTCTGGTGTGAGACAGATGCAATAG
- the LOC127153297 gene encoding cytokine receptor common subunit gamma-like isoform X2, with protein sequence MFKMILLSVCLFLGNIPSYAFSATSEPKINCLIINLDYVNCTWSEQKHNYSFKSKFSNKELLDCPKYLRNDSVNVGCIFPYKRLQRFTTLITWLYSDDGSLVTEQEHNLKEHVKLYPPFNLTVVEKKDSELRLYWSMPMNISCTESQVRYRTDDNLWQITTPDSRTSFILPFPLKKRYEFQVRARIESSCGQSMFWSDWSEPVYWGSLKTKNSTDVSGAETDAIESVSVTE encoded by the exons ATGTTCAAGATGATATTACTTTCAGTCTGTCTTTTCCTTGGGAACATTCcttcatatgcattttcagcaacATCCGAGCCAA AAATAAACTGCCTTATCATAAATCTGGACTATGTTAATTGCACATGGAGTGAGCAAAAGCACAATTACAGTTTCAAGAGCAA GTTTTCAAATAAAGAACTTCTGGATTGTCCTAAATATCTCAGGAACGACAGTGTTAACGTGGGCTGCATTTTCCCTTACAAAAGGCTACAGCGGTTTACTACGTTAATAACATGGCTGTACAGTGATGATGGCAGTTTGGTGACAGAGCAGGAACATAATCTGAAAGAACATG TGAAGCTTTACCCTCCGTTCAACCTGACTGtggtggaaaaaaaagattcagaACTGAGGCTGTACTGGAGTATGCCAATGAACATCAGCTGCACTGAGAGTCAAGTTCGTTACAGGACAGACGACAATCTGTGGCAG ATCACCACTCCAGACAGCAGGACCTCCTTCATTTTGCCTTTCCCCCTCAAAAAACGGTATGAGTTCCAGGTCAGGGCTCGAATAGAGTCATCCTGTGGACAGTCCATGTTTTGGAGCGACTGGAGTGAACCTGTCTACTGGGGATCTTTAAAGACCAAGAATAGTACAG ATGTTTCTGGTGCTGAGACAGATGCAATAGAATCAGTATCAGTGACAGAGTGA
- the LOC127153297 gene encoding cytokine receptor common subunit gamma-like isoform X1, with amino-acid sequence MFKMILLSVCLFLGNIPSYAFSATSEPKINCLIINLDYVNCTWSEQKHNYSFKSKFSNKELLDCPKYLRNDSVNVGCIFPYKRLQRFTTLITWLYSDDGSLVTEQEHNLKEHVKLYPPFNLTVVEKKDSELRLYWSMPMNISCTESQVRYRTDDNLWQITTPDSRTSFILPFPLKKRYEFQVRARIESSCGQSMFWSDWSEPVYWGSLKTKNSTVKILSWFLMMLKSSTRSANTDVSGAETDAIESVSVTE; translated from the exons ATGTTCAAGATGATATTACTTTCAGTCTGTCTTTTCCTTGGGAACATTCcttcatatgcattttcagcaacATCCGAGCCAA AAATAAACTGCCTTATCATAAATCTGGACTATGTTAATTGCACATGGAGTGAGCAAAAGCACAATTACAGTTTCAAGAGCAA GTTTTCAAATAAAGAACTTCTGGATTGTCCTAAATATCTCAGGAACGACAGTGTTAACGTGGGCTGCATTTTCCCTTACAAAAGGCTACAGCGGTTTACTACGTTAATAACATGGCTGTACAGTGATGATGGCAGTTTGGTGACAGAGCAGGAACATAATCTGAAAGAACATG TGAAGCTTTACCCTCCGTTCAACCTGACTGtggtggaaaaaaaagattcagaACTGAGGCTGTACTGGAGTATGCCAATGAACATCAGCTGCACTGAGAGTCAAGTTCGTTACAGGACAGACGACAATCTGTGGCAG ATCACCACTCCAGACAGCAGGACCTCCTTCATTTTGCCTTTCCCCCTCAAAAAACGGTATGAGTTCCAGGTCAGGGCTCGAATAGAGTCATCCTGTGGACAGTCCATGTTTTGGAGCGACTGGAGTGAACCTGTCTACTGGGGATCTTTAAAGACCAAGAATAGTACAG TTAAAATTTTGAGCTGGTTTTTGATGATGTTGAAGTCGTCCACCCGATCTGCTAACACtg ATGTTTCTGGTGCTGAGACAGATGCAATAGAATCAGTATCAGTGACAGAGTGA
- the LOC127153289 gene encoding CD48 antigen-like isoform X2, whose protein sequence is MRIIVIILVPLLLDGVFGVDVKSVMEGDSVTLQTDLTEIKRNDLITWTFGTENVRIAQINGLINMVYDGPNGIFRDRLKLDHQTGSLTITNITTEHSGLYRVFQFTDGKEPKKFSIIVFARLPVPVISSNSSQCPSSSSSYCSLLCSVVNVSDVTLSWYKGNSLLSNISVSDLSISLSLPLEVEYQDKNTYSCVINNPISNQTQHLDISELCQPCSAPGLTTVQLVLVYFFALAVVAVFCVFYCYYYRKSKEAANQGQPDGEEHIELRNVPENSGGGD, encoded by the exons ATGCGAATAATTGTTATCATTTTAGTCCCGTTACTCCTGGATG gtgtgtttggtgtgGATGTGaagtcagtgatggagggagattctgttACTCTACAGACTGATCTTACTGAAATAAAGAGAAATGATTTAATAACATGGACATTTGGAACTGAAAACGTTCGTATAGCTCAGATCAATGGATTGATTAATATGGTTTATGATGGTCCTAATGGGatattcagagacagactgaagctggatcatcagactggatctctcaCCATCACAAACATTACAACTGAACACTCTGGACTTTACAGAGTTTTTCAGTTCACTGATGGAAAAGAACCAAAGAAAttcagtattattgtttttg CTCgtctgcctgttcctgtcatcagcAGTAACTCTTCACAAtgtccatcatcatcatcatcatattgttcattgttgtgttcagtggtgaatgtgagtgatgtgactctctcctggtacaaaggaaacagtttattgtccaacatcagtgtgtctgatctcagcatcagtctctctctacctctggaggtggaatatcaggataaaaacacctacagctgtgtgatcaacaatcccatcagcaaccagactcaACATCTGGACATTAGTGAACTCTGTCAACCATGTTCAG CACCAGGTTTGACCACAGTTCAGTTAGTGCTGGTTTACTTTTTTGCCCTGGCTGTCGTTGCagttttctgtgttttctatTGCTATTACTACAGGAAGTCTAAAGAAGCAGCCAATCAAG GCCAACCTGATGGAGAAGAACATATTGAGCTACGTAATG TTCCTGAAAACAGTGGGGGAGGCGATTGA
- the LOC127153289 gene encoding CD48 antigen-like isoform X3 has protein sequence MRIIVIILVPLLLDGVFGVDVKSVMEGDSVTLQTDLTEIKRNDLITWTFGTENVRIAQINGLINMVYDGPNGIFRDRLKLDHQTGSLTITNITTEHSGLYRVFQFTDGKEPKKFSIIVFARLPVPVISSNSSQCPSSSSSYCSLLCSVVNVSDVTLSWYKGNSLLSNISVSDLSISLSLPLEVEYQDKNTYSCVINNPISNQTQHLDISELCQPCSGSAVPHQV, from the exons ATGCGAATAATTGTTATCATTTTAGTCCCGTTACTCCTGGATG gtgtgtttggtgtgGATGTGaagtcagtgatggagggagattctgttACTCTACAGACTGATCTTACTGAAATAAAGAGAAATGATTTAATAACATGGACATTTGGAACTGAAAACGTTCGTATAGCTCAGATCAATGGATTGATTAATATGGTTTATGATGGTCCTAATGGGatattcagagacagactgaagctggatcatcagactggatctctcaCCATCACAAACATTACAACTGAACACTCTGGACTTTACAGAGTTTTTCAGTTCACTGATGGAAAAGAACCAAAGAAAttcagtattattgtttttg CTCgtctgcctgttcctgtcatcagcAGTAACTCTTCACAAtgtccatcatcatcatcatcatattgttcattgttgtgttcagtggtgaatgtgagtgatgtgactctctcctggtacaaaggaaacagtttattgtccaacatcagtgtgtctgatctcagcatcagtctctctctacctctggaggtggaatatcaggataaaaacacctacagctgtgtgatcaacaatcccatcagcaaccagactcaACATCTGGACATTAGTGAACTCTGTCAACCATGTTCAGGTTCAGCAGTGCCt CACCAGGTTTGA
- the LOC127153303 gene encoding cytokine receptor common subunit gamma-like isoform X2, with product MISSAEVAIPYLLLRSCEELLQINCLIINLDYVNCTWSEQKHNYSFKSKFTHNELLDCPKYLRNDSVNVGCIFPYKRPQRFTTLIIWLYSDDGSLVTMQEHNLMPNVKLYPPFNLTVVEKKDSELWLYWSMPTNISCIESHVLYRTDDNAWQITTTGFSTTIFLPFHLKKRYEFQVRARIASGCGQSMFWSDWSEPVYWGSLKTNNSTGVSGVRQMQ from the exons ATGATTTCATCAGCAGAGGTGGCCATTCCATACTTGTTGTTGCGAAGTTGTGAAGAATTGTTGC AAATAAACTGCCTTATCATAAATCTGGACTATGTTAATTGCACATGGAGTGAGCAAAAGCACAATTACAGTTTCAAGAGCAA GTTTACACATAATGAACTTCTGGATTGTCCTAAATATCTCAGGAATGACAGTGTTAATGTGGGCTGCATTTTCCCTTACAAAAGGCCACAGCGGTTTACTACGTTAATAATATGGCTGTACAGTGACGATGGCAGTTTGGTGACAATGCAGGAACATAATCTGATGCCAAATG TGAAGCTTTACCCTCCGTTCAACCTGACTGtggtggaaaaaaaagattcagaACTGTGGCTGTACTGGAGTATGCCAACGAACATCAGCTGCATTGAGAGTCACGTTCTTTACAGGACAGACGACAATGCGTGGCAG ATCACCACTACAGGCTTCAGCACCACCATCTTTTTGCCTTTCCACCTCAAAAAACGGTATGAGTTTCAGGTCAGGGCTCGAATAGCGTCAGGCTGTGGACAGTCCATGTTTTGGAGTGACTGGAGTGAACCTGTCTACTGGGGATCTTTAAAGACCAATAATAGTACAG gtgTTTCTGGTGTGAGACAGATGCAATAG
- the LOC127153290 gene encoding CD48 antigen-like, whose product MRIIFCILVFLLLDGVFGVDVKSVMEGDSVTLQTDLTEIKRDDLITWTFGTENTRIAQINGLINMVYDGPNGIFRDRLKLDHQTGSLTITNITTEHSGLYSVFQFTDGKEPKKFSIIVFARLPVPVISSNSSQCSSSSSYCSLVCSVVNVSDVTLSWYKGNSLLSSTSVSDLSMSLSLPLEVEYQDKNTYSCVINNPISNQTQHLDISKLCQPCSAQGLTTGQLVLVYFFALAVVAVFCVFYCYYYRKSKEAANQGQPDGEEHIELRNGEKQFNCGSILFTETKKHFYKEI is encoded by the exons ATGCGaataattttttgcattttagttttCTTACTCTTGGATG gtgtgtttggtgtgGATGTGaagtcagtgatggagggagattctgttACTCTACAGACTGATCTTACTGAAATAAAGAGAGATGATTTAATAACATGGACATTTGGAACTGAAAACACTCGTATAGCTCAGATCAATGGATTGATTAATATGGTTTATGATGGTCCTAATGGGatattcagagacagactgaagctggatcatcagactggatctctcaccatcacaaacatcacaactgaACACTCTGGACTTTACAGTGTTTTTCAGTTCACTGATGGAAAAGAACCAAAGAAAttcagtattattgtttttg CTCgtctgcctgttcctgtcatcagcAGTAACTCTTCACAATGTTCATCATCCTCATCATATTGTTCATtggtgtgttcagtggtgaatgtgagtgatgtgactctctcctggtacaaaggaaacagtttattgtccagcaccagtgtgtctgatctcagcatgagtctctctctacctctggaggtggaatatcaggataaaaacacctacagctgtgtgatcaacaatcccatcagcaaccagactcaACATCTGGACATCAGCAAACTCTGTCAACCATGTTCTG CACAAGGTTTGACCACAGGTCAGTTAGTGCTGGTTTACTTTTTTGCCCTGGCTGTCGTTGCagttttctgtgttttctatTGCTATTACTACAGGAAGTCTAAAGAAGCAGCTAATCAAG GCCAACCTGATGGAGAAGAACATATTGAGCTACGTAATGGTGAGAAACAGTTTAACTGTGGCTCTATTCTGTTCACTgagacaaaaaaacatttttacaaagaaatctaa